Proteins found in one Zea mays cultivar B73 chromosome 1, Zm-B73-REFERENCE-NAM-5.0, whole genome shotgun sequence genomic segment:
- the aos3 gene encoding allene-oxide synthase3: MATATYLPSSFSFSSPPPPPSSRARLRRQTTRAGASAATDRPREVLSPKRRLPLREVPGDYGPPVLGAVRDRFEYFYGPGGRDGFFASRVRAHGSTVVRLNMPPGPFVARDPRVVALLDAASFPVLFDTSLVDKTDLFTGTFMPSTDLTGGYRVLSYLDPAEPSHGPLKALLFYLLSHRRQHVIPKFREVYGDLFGVVENELARVGKADFGHHNDAAAFSFLCQALLGRDPAESALQGDGPKLITKWVLFQLSPLLSLGLPKHLEDSLLHSFRLPPALVRKDYGRLADFFRDAARSVVDEGERLGIAREEAVHNILFATCFNSFGGMKILFPSLVKWLGRAGARAHGRLATEVRDAVRAHAGEVTMKALAEMPLVESAVYEALRIEPPVAMQYGRAKRDMVVESHDYGFEVREGEMLFGYQPMATKDPRVFARAEEYVPDRFLGEDGAQLLRHVVWSNGPETASPTLQDKQCAGKDFVVLIARLLVAELFLRYDSFDVQVGASALGSSVTITSLKKATF; this comes from the coding sequence ATGGCCACGGCGACCTACCTCCCCTcctccttctccttctcctcgccgccgccgccgccgtcatcACGCGCCCGCCTGCGGCGGCAGACGACCAGGGCGGGCGCGTCGGCGGCGACGGACCGCCCGCGCGAGGTGCTGTCCCCGAAGCGCCGGCTCCCGCTGCGGGAGGTGCCGGGTGACTACGGCCCGCCGGTGCTGGGCGCGGTCCGCGACCGGTTCGAGTACTTCTACGGGCCGGGCGGCCGCGACGGCTTCTTCGCCTCCCGCGTGCGCGCGCACGGCTCCACCGTGGTGCGGCTCAACATGCCGCCGGGCCCCTTCGTGGCGCGCGACCCGCGCGTGGTGGCGCTCCTGGACGCCGCCTCCTTCCCGGTGCTCTTCGACACCTCGCTCGTCGACAAGACGGACCTGTTCACGGGCACCTTCATGCCCTCCACCGACCTCACCGGCGGCTACCGCGTGCTCTCGTACCTCGACCCCGCCGAGCCCAGCCACGGCCCGCTCAAGGCGCTCCTCTTCTACCTCCTCTCGCACCGCCGGCAGCACGTGATCCCCAAGTTCCGCGAGGTGTACGGCGACCTCTTCGGGGTCGTGGAGAACGAGCTCGCCCGGGTCGGCAAGGCCGACTTCGGCCACCACAACGACGCCGCCGCCTTCTCCTTCCTCTGCCAGGCGCTGCTGGGGCGCGACCCCGCCGAGTCCGCGCTCCAGGGCGACGGGCCCAAGCTGATCACCAAGTGGGTGCTGTTCCAGCTCAGCCCGCTGCTCAGCCTCGGCCTGCCCAAGCACCTCGAGGACTCCCTGCTCCACTCGTTCCGCCTCCCGCCGGCGCTGGTCAGGAAGGACTACGGCCGGCTCGCCGACTTCTTCCGCGACGCGGCCAGGAGCGTGGTCGACGAGGGCGAGCGCCTCGGCATTGCGCGGGAGGAGGCGGTGCACAACATCCTCTTCGCCACGTGCTTCAACTCCTTCGGCGGCATGAAAATCCTGTTCCCGTCGCTCGTCAAGTGGCTGGGCCGCGCCGGCGCGCGCGCGCACGGCCGGCTGGCCACGGAGGTGCGCGACGCCGTGCGCGCCCACGCCGGCGAGGTCACCATGAAGGCGCTGGCGGAGATGCCGCTGGTGGAGTCGGCCGTGtacgaggcgctgcgcatcgagccCCCCGTGGCCATGCAGTACGGCCGCGCCAAGCGGGACATGGTGGTGGAGAGCCACGACTACGGCTTCGAGGTGCGCGAGGGCGAGATGCTCTTCGGCTACCAGCCCATGGCCACCAAGGACCCGCGCGTCTTCGCGCGCGCCGAGGAGTACGTGCCCGACAGGTTCCTCGGGGAGGACGGCGCGCAGCTGCTCCGCCACGTCGTCTGGTCCAACGGGCCCGAGACGGCGTCGCCCACGCTGCAGGACAAGCAGTGCGCCGGCAAGGACTTCGTCGTGCTCATCGCGCGCCTTCTCGTCGCCGAGCTCTTCCTCCGCTACGACTCCTTCGACGTCCAGGTCGGCGCCTCCGCGCTGGGGTCGTCGGTCACCATCACCTCGCTCAAGAAAGCCACCTTCTGA